From the Prosthecobacter sp. SYSU 5D2 genome, the window GGCGCGCTCAAACAGGGTCACATCATGCCCGGCACGGGCCAGGAAGATGGCTGCTGCCGGGCCTGCGGTTCCGCATCCTGAGATCGCGATGCGTAGAGAGGGGCTGGCCATGCTTCAAGTGCACGATGAGGCTGACCTGGGGCTTGTCAAAGCCGGCCACGAAGAACGGATCCGCCTTACTCCACCTTCACTTTGACGCCGATGCTTTTGTAGCCCTCCACGATCTCGCTGGCGATCTTTGCATAGGGGCGTTCTTCGAGGAGGATGGGGAGATGTTTGAATACAGCCTCGCCGCGCATGGCGGGGGGCTTCATGTCGCGGGGATAGGTGAAGCGGCCGCCGTCCATGCGTTTGACACGGGGATCGTCAAAGAAGGCCCGCATGGCGGCGACCTCTCCGTGCACGGCATCCATGTAACGGATGAAGCGGGTGCCCTTGGCATCGCCGTCCAGGTGGCTGAAAAAATACACCAGGAGCTGCGAGCGGTGGTACATGATGCGCATCTGCTCCGGCGTGCTGCAGGCTTCCATCCACTTGTCGCGCGACATGGTCATGTGGGTTTCCAGGCTGCCGATCTCCGCTGGAAAACCTTCCTGCTTCTCCCAGTGGGTGATGTCCTCTTTCATGGCGTTTTTGTGGGCGTCTGCGCGGAAGGTGCCGGCGTTCAGTGGCAGCATTTCCGTGTATTCGGCCGTGCCTTCGATGACCCAGGTGGGCAGGAAGCCCAGGTATTCATCCATGAGCTGGTGGGTGATTTCGTGCACCAGGGTGCCATTGCTGTAGCCGTCGTTTTTGAAGTAGGTCTGCCCGCGCTTTTCCAGGCCCAGGCTGGGGAAGGGGATCTTGAAAATCTTGTCCCCGCTGCTATAAACGCCGCCGGAATTTTCAGGACCACCGGCATCAAAGTAATCCTGGCGCGACTCATAGAGGGCGGCCAGGAAGCGGGGCCTGCCATCCGGCGGATGGCAGACGATGCCCCAGGGCAGGGCCTCCACCAGGGCGCGGGTGGCCTCAAACGTGCGCGCCACTTCCTTCATCACACTGGCCGCCAGCTTGGCCTGGGACTGGAATTCGAACGCCTCCGACTGGTACACATATTTCCTTTCAGCCACGCTTTCATGGACCGCTTTGATCTCCAGGGACCGGGCGGAGACCTCCACTTTTCCCGGCCAGGTACGTTTTTCCATGGGCAGTCGCTTCGGGTCCGCAAGGGCAGCCGGTGCAGGGGCGGAGGCAGGGGCTGCCCCCTGAGCCTTGACGAATGCCTGGTCCTCTGCGCTCAGGCGCGCCAGGGGGAAGGGGACGGTGTTTCCTGCGGGCAGTTTCAGCATCACGCTGTCCCCCTGCACCCCCGCGTATTCCGCCTCCACCTTCCGGCCGGTATCATCCGTCCAGGCGCGCGATGCCGCGTGTCCCGCCAATGGCAGGCAGCACAAAGTGACGAGGCACAGACAAAGTATCGTTTTTTGCATGATCAGCGTAGGTTTATCATGAAGCCCCTTAAAGACGCAAGGCATGTGTACAAACTATCGCTGGCACGGGCGTCGCTTCTCTTTAAAAAGCACGCAACATGGCCCCCACCCCTCCGCACGTTTTTGAGCAGCCCGCTCCCGCCTTTGATGTCTCCCAGGTCGAAACTCCCGCCTATGTGGTGGACCTGGGGCTGCTGAAAAGGAACCTGGAAAAGCTGGCGGATGTG encodes:
- a CDS encoding SHD1 domain-containing protein, yielding MQKTILCLCLVTLCCLPLAGHAASRAWTDDTGRKVEAEYAGVQGDSVMLKLPAGNTVPFPLARLSAEDQAFVKAQGAAPASAPAPAALADPKRLPMEKRTWPGKVEVSARSLEIKAVHESVAERKYVYQSEAFEFQSQAKLAASVMKEVARTFEATRALVEALPWGIVCHPPDGRPRFLAALYESRQDYFDAGGPENSGGVYSSGDKIFKIPFPSLGLEKRGQTYFKNDGYSNGTLVHEITHQLMDEYLGFLPTWVIEGTAEYTEMLPLNAGTFRADAHKNAMKEDITHWEKQEGFPAEIGSLETHMTMSRDKWMEACSTPEQMRIMYHRSQLLVYFFSHLDGDAKGTRFIRYMDAVHGEVAAMRAFFDDPRVKRMDGGRFTYPRDMKPPAMRGEAVFKHLPILLEERPYAKIASEIVEGYKSIGVKVKVE